The Sulfurimonas aquatica genomic sequence TGTTTTTAGATTTAGATAACTTTAAAACTATTAATGACACTTTAGGGCATGACGTAGGTGATATAGTCCTTAAAGAAGTAGCGACTAGAGTTAGTTCGCTCCTTAGAGCAACAGATACACTTTCGCGTTTAGGTGGAGATGAATTTACGGCAATCATAAAAAATGTAAATACAAAAGAGGATGTTTCTAAGCTTGCAAAAAAGATTATTAAAGCTTTTAAAGCACCTTTAATTATAAATGAAAATGAAGTTGAACTCTCCGGAAGTATAGGGATAAGTCTCTATCCAGAATCTTCATATAGTGATCTTCTAAGGCATGCAGATATAGCGATGTATAGAGCGAAAAAGAAAGGAAAAGATAATTTCCAACACTATTATGAATAAACTTTTATTATTAATACTACTATTACTTACAACTCTTTACTCGGGAGAGAAAAATATGGATATTTATGATTTTAATGTACAGAGTATAGATGCTAAAAGCATCTCGTTAGAGAAATATAAGGGGAAAGTTCTTCTTATAGTAAACGTAGCAAGTGAATGTGGTTTTACTCCGCAGTATGAAGGTTTAGAAGAACTTTATCAAGAGTATAAAGAGCAAGGTTTTATGGTTTTAGGTTTTCCCTCAAATCAGTTTGGCTCTCAAGAGCCAAAAAGTAATGAAGAGATTAAATTTTTCTGCCAAGGGACCTATGATGTTCACTTTGATATGTTTGCAAAAATAGATGTAAATGGGGATAACGCAGACCCACTTTACAAGTATCTCAAAGAGGAACAAGGTGGATTTTTAGGGCTAGATAGTATCAAGTGGAATTTTACAAAGTTTCTCGTAGATAGAGAAGGAAATATAATTGATAGATTCGCATCAATGACTAAACCAAAAGATTTAAAACCAAGCATAGAAAAACTGTTAGCTAAATGAAGTTAAAGTATCTAAATCACTACCCACAAGGGATTCAAAATCAAGTTTTAACTTTAATTGAAAAAGATAAACTCTCTTCGCATCTTTTAAATAAATATCCCAAACCTCACAATATAACTAATGATAAAAACCTTTTTAATTTTGCCATGGATATTAAAAATGAGTATATGAAAAAGTCTGCACCACTAAGTAAAACTATTTACGATGGAAAGATAAACGTTATTCATAATGCATTGGGAACGCACCACTTTATATCTCGCGTTCAAGGTGGAAAGCTTAAAGCAAAAAATGAGATAAAAATTGCTTCTATGTTTAAGAGCGTGCCTGAAGATTTTCTAGAGATGATAGTGGTACATGAGTTAGCTCACTTTAAAGAAAAGGAACACAATAAAGCCTTTTATAAACTTTGTGAATATATGCAACCCTCTTATCATCAAGTAGAGTTTGATCTGCGTTTATATCTCACTCATGTAGATATGAGTGGTAAGTTAGAGGAGTGGAGTTAATCCATCCATCTTCTTGGGTCATATCCATCGCTAGGACGAACTAACTCTTTTTTGTCTAGCTTCTTGAGCATTATTAAAATTTCGCGTTTATGTATTTTACTCTTTTTATGAGATCCCTCTACAATCTCAAATCCGAACTTTTCATAAAATAAAATGGCAGTAGAATCACTAAGAAGAGCAATACTTA encodes the following:
- a CDS encoding YgjP-like metallopeptidase domain-containing protein — translated: MKLKYLNHYPQGIQNQVLTLIEKDKLSSHLLNKYPKPHNITNDKNLFNFAMDIKNEYMKKSAPLSKTIYDGKINVIHNALGTHHFISRVQGGKLKAKNEIKIASMFKSVPEDFLEMIVVHELAHFKEKEHNKAFYKLCEYMQPSYHQVEFDLRLYLTHVDMSGKLEEWS
- a CDS encoding glutathione peroxidase, whose product is MDIYDFNVQSIDAKSISLEKYKGKVLLIVNVASECGFTPQYEGLEELYQEYKEQGFMVLGFPSNQFGSQEPKSNEEIKFFCQGTYDVHFDMFAKIDVNGDNADPLYKYLKEEQGGFLGLDSIKWNFTKFLVDREGNIIDRFASMTKPKDLKPSIEKLLAK